The Muricauda sp. SCSIO 65647 genome includes a region encoding these proteins:
- a CDS encoding serine hydrolase domain-containing protein, giving the protein MNTTTKTILFSCLLLFVFVGNGQGIYFPERNADWKKTEKAAYKESTLQQAVDFALQNEYSGSRDLRQAILKGFQREPFHEILGPTKKRGGPAGMILKDGYLVTSWGDTKRVDMTFSVTKSFLSTVAGLAVDAGLIVDVDDKVSNYVWDGTFDGDHNGKISWQHLLQQNSDWSGELWGLKDWADRPPREGGLDDWKFRKLNEPGTVMEYNDVRVNVLAYSLTQVWRMPLPLALKEKLMDKVGASTTWRWYGYDHAWTTIDGLKMQSVTGGGHSGAGLFINTEDMARFGLLFLNGGEWKGQQLLSKEWIELATTPSTPNVNYGYMWWLNKKEGNRHWEGVPEHVFYAAGFGGNFIVIDQQKGLVIVTRWLEPSKIGEFVRLVYKGF; this is encoded by the coding sequence ATGAACACCACTACTAAAACTATTCTTTTTAGTTGTCTTTTGCTCTTTGTCTTTGTGGGAAATGGCCAAGGGATTTATTTTCCCGAGCGAAATGCCGATTGGAAGAAAACCGAAAAAGCCGCTTATAAAGAATCCACTTTGCAACAAGCGGTCGATTTTGCCTTGCAAAATGAATATTCAGGCTCCCGTGACCTTCGGCAAGCCATACTGAAGGGTTTTCAACGGGAACCCTTTCATGAAATTCTCGGTCCGACCAAGAAACGGGGCGGTCCGGCGGGCATGATCCTCAAAGATGGGTATCTAGTGACCTCATGGGGCGATACCAAACGTGTCGATATGACCTTTAGCGTTACCAAAAGTTTTTTGTCAACGGTAGCTGGCCTGGCCGTCGATGCCGGTTTGATCGTCGATGTTGATGATAAGGTGTCAAACTATGTTTGGGATGGTACTTTCGACGGCGACCATAACGGCAAGATTTCGTGGCAACATCTTTTGCAGCAGAACTCTGATTGGTCGGGCGAACTTTGGGGGCTCAAAGATTGGGCCGACCGCCCCCCTCGTGAGGGCGGTCTTGATGATTGGAAGTTTCGCAAGCTCAACGAACCCGGTACCGTGATGGAGTACAACGATGTACGGGTCAATGTGCTCGCTTACTCGCTGACCCAGGTATGGCGCATGCCCTTGCCCTTGGCACTCAAAGAAAAGCTGATGGACAAGGTTGGTGCCTCCACCACTTGGCGGTGGTACGGTTACGACCATGCATGGACGACCATCGACGGACTCAAAATGCAATCGGTCACAGGGGGTGGCCATTCAGGCGCTGGCCTATTCATCAATACCGAGGACATGGCTCGCTTCGGACTCCTATTTCTCAATGGTGGTGAATGGAAAGGGCAACAACTGTTGAGCAAAGAGTGGATCGAACTGGCCACCACACCCTCAACGCCCAATGTAAACTATGGTTATATGTGGTGGTTGAACAAAAAGGAAGGCAATCGCCATTGGGAGGGGGTGCCCGAACATGTGTTTTATGCAGCTGGTTTTGGCGGCAACTTTATCGTCATCGACCAACAAAAGGGTTTGGTTATTGTTACGCGTTGGTTAGAACCCTCAAAGATAGGGGAGTTTGTGAGGTTAGTGTATAAAGGTTTTTGA